From Thalassococcus sp. S3, one genomic window encodes:
- a CDS encoding cob(I)yrinic acid a,c-diamide adenosyltransferase, whose amino-acid sequence MVVLNKIYTKTGDAGETALGNGARVAKHAMRVTAYGTADELNATVGVARLHAEGELDAQLMRIQNDLFDLGADLCRPDMEKDAESEYPPLRMTAEQVARLESEIDGMNAKLEPLRSFILPGGAPLAAHLHICRTVARRAERLAVELATMEAVNPEAVKYLNRLSDWFFVGARIANNTGKDDVLWVPGANR is encoded by the coding sequence ATGGTCGTTCTGAACAAGATCTACACCAAAACCGGCGATGCCGGCGAAACCGCGCTTGGAAACGGAGCGCGTGTCGCCAAGCACGCGATGCGGGTGACCGCCTATGGCACCGCGGATGAGTTGAATGCCACGGTCGGCGTCGCGCGCCTGCATGCAGAGGGAGAGCTGGACGCGCAGTTGATGCGGATCCAGAACGATTTGTTCGACCTCGGAGCGGACCTCTGCCGTCCGGACATGGAGAAAGACGCCGAAAGCGAATATCCTCCGTTGCGCATGACCGCCGAGCAGGTGGCCCGTCTTGAAAGCGAGATCGACGGCATGAACGCGAAGCTTGAGCCGCTGCGCAGCTTTATTCTGCCCGGCGGCGCGCCCTTAGCCGCGCATCTCCACATCTGCCGCACGGTTGCCCGTCGGGCTGAACGTCTGGCGGTCGAGCTTGCAACGATGGAGGCCGTGAACCCCGAGGCTGTCAAATACCTCAACCGCCTCAGCGATTGGTTTTTTGTCGGCGCGCGGATCGCCAACAACACCGGCAAAGACGACGTTCTCTGGGTTCCGGGTGCAAACCGCTAA
- a CDS encoding twin transmembrane helix small protein: protein MGDPLFLLIILAVAAVLVVLVIGIGGFAKGGAFNLKYGNKMMRLRIAAQFVAVVLIAAYVLLRGTGSSN, encoded by the coding sequence ATGGGCGATCCCCTGTTTTTACTCATCATTCTGGCCGTCGCTGCCGTGCTTGTGGTTCTGGTGATCGGGATCGGCGGTTTTGCCAAGGGCGGCGCATTCAACCTGAAATACGGAAACAAAATGATGCGCCTGCGGATCGCAGCTCAGTTTGTGGCCGTGGTTCTGATCGCGGCCTATGTACTGTTGCGTGGCACAGGGAGCAGCAACTGA
- a CDS encoding SDR family NAD(P)-dependent oxidoreductase → MTERTILITGCSSGIGYDAAHALKAKGWRVFASCRKLDDCERLIDEGFESPRLDYTDTGSIASCVREVTAATGGRLDALFNNGAHGFFGAVEDLPTDGLRAIFEANFFGWHELTRQVIPIMRAQKEGRIVQCSSTLGLVTIPWRGAYSATKHALEALTDTMRVELRDTGIHVVTLEPGPITTKFRENGIPFFEAWIDWQRSARSAEYEDGLIKRLYEGGGKDTFELPPSAVTAKLIRALDHPNPSPRYYITTATYIAAFLRRILPTRAIDRITARI, encoded by the coding sequence ATGACCGAACGCACGATCCTGATCACCGGATGTTCCAGTGGCATCGGCTACGATGCCGCACATGCGCTCAAGGCGAAAGGGTGGCGTGTCTTCGCGTCTTGCCGAAAGCTCGACGATTGCGAGCGCCTGATCGACGAGGGGTTTGAAAGCCCGAGGCTCGATTACACCGACACCGGTTCAATTGCCTCCTGTGTCCGGGAAGTGACCGCAGCGACAGGCGGCCGGCTGGACGCCCTTTTCAACAACGGGGCGCATGGATTTTTTGGCGCGGTCGAGGACCTGCCGACAGACGGGCTGCGGGCAATCTTTGAAGCGAATTTCTTCGGCTGGCACGAGCTGACCCGGCAGGTCATTCCGATCATGCGCGCGCAGAAAGAGGGACGCATTGTACAATGTTCCTCTACGCTTGGGCTCGTCACGATCCCATGGCGTGGCGCCTATTCGGCGACCAAACACGCGCTTGAAGCACTGACGGACACGATGCGGGTGGAGTTGCGCGACACCGGCATCCATGTGGTCACGCTTGAACCCGGACCGATTACCACGAAATTTCGTGAAAACGGCATCCCATTCTTCGAAGCGTGGATCGACTGGCAACGCTCGGCCCGTAGCGCCGAATACGAGGACGGTTTGATCAAGCGGCTTTACGAAGGCGGCGGCAAGGACACGTTCGAATTGCCACCCTCGGCGGTGACTGCCAAACTCATCCGGGCGCTGGACCACCCAAACCCCAGCCCGCGCTATTACATCACCACCGCGACCTATATCGCCGCCTTTCTTCGCAGAATCCTGCCGACCCGCGCCATTGATCGCATCACCGCGCGTATCTGA
- a CDS encoding SH3 domain-containing protein — MTRFILVSFLVLGWAFYELSGGADFEPRGRVADNVDPLMDEQVATAPTELPAVTRAEPAALVEVPRVTATLQPAISPEPAKVDLVTADDETTPPPVTLVSLGQSAEQFAQPLAVLEQDTEQQAFLEPEPDIREITGSRVNMRNGPGTSYGIITSLTRGTGVEVIDDAGNGWVKLRPVDGGQVGWMAGRFLTAPAG; from the coding sequence ATGACGCGATTTATTCTGGTGAGCTTCCTTGTCTTGGGCTGGGCTTTCTACGAATTGAGCGGTGGAGCTGATTTTGAACCGCGTGGTCGTGTGGCTGACAACGTCGATCCGTTGATGGATGAGCAGGTTGCGACGGCGCCTACCGAATTGCCGGCTGTGACACGGGCTGAGCCTGCAGCGCTTGTTGAGGTACCTCGCGTCACCGCGACCCTTCAACCTGCAATCTCTCCGGAACCCGCGAAGGTGGACCTGGTCACCGCAGATGACGAGACAACGCCTCCGCCCGTCACTCTCGTCTCCCTGGGTCAAAGCGCCGAGCAGTTCGCGCAACCTTTGGCGGTGCTGGAGCAGGACACCGAGCAACAAGCTTTCCTTGAGCCTGAACCGGACATTCGCGAGATTACGGGCAGTCGTGTGAACATGCGTAATGGACCGGGAACGAGTTATGGGATCATCACCAGCCTGACCCGCGGCACAGGTGTCGAAGTCATCGACGATGCCGGTAACGGTTGGGTCAAGCTTCGGCCGGTGGATGGCGGGCAAGTGGGCTGGATGGCGGGGCGTTTCCTGACGGCACCCGCAGGCTGA
- a CDS encoding DNA topoisomerase IV subunit A has protein sequence MDDLVDDPNMDPSEVAEPLRRAIGERYLTYALSTIMHRALPDARDGLKPVHRRILYAMRELRLASNGGFRKSAKISGDVMGNYHPHGDAAIYDAMARLAQDFNVRYPLVDGQGNFGNIDGDNPAASRYTEARMTVVAEALLEGLNENAVDFRENYDGTLTEPAVLPAQFPNLLANGASGIAVGMATNIPPHNIAELCDACIHLIKTPDARDDTLLNYVPGPDFPTGGVIVEPKENIAQAYRTGRGSFRLRCSYEVEDLGRGQWQIVVTEIPYQVQKSKLIEKIAELIQTKKIPILADIRDESADDIRMVLEPRSKNVDPEVLMGMLYRNSDLEVRFSLNMNVLIDGVTPKVCAMKEVLRAFLDFRREVLIRRSQHRMEKIDYRLEVLEGFIVAFLNLDRVIDIIRYDEDPKAALMREDWGKEHVRAMDEADYVSPPPGEGELSDTQVDAILNMRLRSLRRLEELELLREQAELMEERAGLEDLLENEDLQWTRIADQLKEIKKAFGKDYEGGARRTRFAEAGEVEEVPLEAMIDREPITVVCSKMGWIRAMTGHIDLARELKFKDGDGPRFIFHAETTDRLLVFGTNGRFYTISAANLPGGRGMGEPLRLMVDLPNEADIVDLFIHDPARKLLVASSAGDGFVVPETDVVAQTRAGKQVLNVRGEVFAKLCKPIAGDSVAVVGENRKMVVFGLDELPEMSRGKGVRLQRYKDGGLSDATTFTRADGLSWHDPAGRTRTEPDMSEWTAKRATAGRMAPRGFPRDNTFT, from the coding sequence ATGGATGATTTGGTGGATGACCCCAACATGGACCCGTCAGAGGTCGCCGAGCCGTTGCGCCGCGCGATTGGCGAGCGATACCTGACCTACGCGCTGTCCACGATCATGCACCGCGCCTTGCCGGATGCACGGGACGGTTTGAAGCCGGTCCACCGCCGGATCCTCTATGCAATGCGCGAGCTGCGGCTGGCCTCAAACGGCGGGTTCAGGAAGTCGGCGAAGATCTCGGGCGATGTGATGGGCAATTATCATCCGCACGGAGATGCCGCGATCTACGATGCGATGGCGCGGCTGGCCCAGGATTTCAACGTTCGCTATCCCCTCGTCGACGGACAAGGGAATTTCGGCAATATCGACGGGGATAATCCGGCGGCCTCCCGCTATACCGAAGCACGCATGACCGTCGTGGCCGAGGCGCTGCTGGAGGGGCTGAACGAAAACGCGGTCGATTTCCGGGAGAATTACGATGGTACGCTGACGGAGCCGGCGGTTCTGCCGGCGCAGTTTCCGAACCTGCTGGCCAATGGGGCGTCTGGAATCGCTGTTGGCATGGCCACCAACATCCCGCCGCACAACATTGCGGAGCTTTGCGACGCTTGCATCCATCTCATCAAAACGCCGGATGCCCGCGATGACACGCTCCTGAATTACGTGCCAGGTCCGGATTTTCCCACGGGCGGCGTCATTGTCGAGCCGAAGGAGAACATCGCGCAGGCTTACCGGACCGGGCGCGGGTCGTTCCGGCTGCGCTGTTCTTACGAGGTGGAGGATCTGGGGCGCGGTCAGTGGCAGATCGTGGTCACCGAGATCCCGTATCAGGTTCAGAAATCCAAGCTGATCGAAAAGATTGCGGAACTGATCCAGACCAAGAAGATCCCGATCCTTGCGGATATCCGAGACGAGAGCGCCGATGACATCCGGATGGTGCTGGAGCCAAGGTCGAAGAATGTCGATCCGGAAGTGCTGATGGGGATGCTTTATCGCAACTCCGATCTGGAAGTCCGGTTCTCGCTGAACATGAATGTGCTGATCGACGGGGTCACGCCCAAGGTCTGCGCGATGAAAGAAGTGTTGCGCGCCTTTCTGGATTTCCGGCGCGAGGTCCTGATCCGGCGATCACAGCACCGGATGGAGAAGATCGACTACCGGTTAGAGGTGCTGGAAGGGTTCATTGTCGCCTTCCTGAACCTGGACCGCGTGATTGACATTATTCGCTACGACGAAGACCCCAAGGCGGCATTGATGCGCGAGGATTGGGGCAAAGAGCACGTCCGCGCCATGGATGAAGCGGACTACGTTTCACCACCGCCCGGCGAGGGGGAGCTGAGTGACACGCAGGTCGACGCGATCCTGAACATGCGCTTGCGCAGCCTGCGGCGTCTGGAGGAATTGGAGCTTCTGCGCGAGCAGGCAGAGCTGATGGAGGAACGCGCCGGTCTCGAGGATCTGCTTGAAAACGAAGATCTGCAATGGACCCGCATCGCCGATCAGCTCAAGGAGATCAAAAAGGCATTCGGCAAGGATTATGAGGGCGGCGCACGGCGCACGCGCTTTGCGGAGGCGGGCGAGGTGGAAGAGGTTCCACTGGAGGCGATGATCGACCGGGAACCGATCACCGTGGTGTGCTCCAAGATGGGCTGGATCCGCGCGATGACCGGTCATATCGACCTGGCCCGAGAGTTGAAGTTCAAGGATGGCGATGGACCGCGCTTCATCTTTCACGCGGAGACGACGGATCGGCTCCTGGTGTTCGGCACCAATGGCCGCTTTTATACGATATCCGCCGCCAACCTGCCCGGAGGACGGGGTATGGGCGAGCCGTTGCGTCTGATGGTCGACCTGCCGAATGAGGCCGATATCGTGGATCTTTTCATCCACGATCCGGCGCGCAAGCTGTTGGTCGCGTCCAGTGCCGGCGACGGTTTTGTCGTACCCGAGACGGACGTGGTCGCCCAGACCCGCGCGGGCAAACAGGTGCTCAACGTGCGCGGTGAGGTGTTTGCCAAGCTTTGCAAACCCATTGCCGGAGATAGCGTCGCAGTCGTGGGCGAGAACCGAAAGATGGTTGTATTTGGCCTAGATGAGTTGCCCGAGATGTCCCGCGGCAAGGGCGTCCGCCTGCAGCGCTATAAGGATGGTGGTCTGTCCGACGCCACGACTTTCACCCGCGCGGACGGGCTTTCCTGGCACGATCCTGCGGGTCGTACCCGGACTGAGCCCGACATGAGCGAATGGACGGCCAAACGCGCGACGGCCGGGAGGATGGCGCCGAGGGGTTTTCCGCGGGACAATACGTTTACCTAA
- a CDS encoding cytochrome P450, which produces MSDASHLPVHATLVRHELNLLQSLRAARQNLLNIIPDVATRLPVISGKTGTCWHMIMEPKAIRQVLLEKIDDYPKSLVTKDLLRPAVGDSLLIAEGAHWRWQRRTAAPVFSHRNVANLAPIMTRAAEAAADRIAESGPRRAVNLFDEMTRATFDVIADVTFSGDGTFDQKAVHHAIDTYVENAGRLSVLDVLGVPGWVPRPARVISQSALADTRRQADAAIQARMARGPSAPPDLLDLLGAGKDPESGRQMTVTELRDNLLTFIVAGHETTALTLSWALYLCAFDQDVQDRARAEAQETLEGGSATGAHVAKMPLIRQIVDEALRLYPPAAIVSRTAQKADMLCGREVREGDTVMIPIYALHRNARLWKDPDAFRPERFADRKAIDRYAYLPFGDGPRICIGASFALQEAVIILATLLARFRFVRVPGRDPNPVMIITLRPEGGVWLMAEPV; this is translated from the coding sequence ATGTCAGACGCGTCCCACCTTCCGGTACATGCAACGCTGGTCCGGCATGAGCTGAACCTGCTTCAAAGCCTCCGGGCCGCCCGGCAAAACCTGCTGAACATCATCCCGGATGTCGCGACCCGATTACCTGTCATATCAGGGAAGACAGGCACCTGCTGGCATATGATCATGGAGCCCAAGGCCATCCGGCAGGTTTTGCTGGAAAAAATCGATGACTATCCGAAGTCATTGGTCACGAAGGACCTTCTGCGACCGGCGGTCGGAGATTCCCTCCTGATCGCCGAAGGCGCGCACTGGCGCTGGCAAAGACGCACCGCGGCTCCGGTTTTCTCTCATCGCAACGTCGCCAATCTCGCTCCGATCATGACACGCGCAGCCGAAGCCGCGGCAGACAGGATCGCCGAAAGCGGGCCGCGTCGCGCCGTCAATCTTTTCGACGAAATGACACGCGCGACCTTTGATGTGATTGCAGATGTCACCTTTTCAGGCGATGGAACCTTCGACCAGAAAGCCGTCCATCACGCCATTGATACCTATGTCGAGAATGCCGGACGGCTTTCCGTTCTGGATGTCCTCGGCGTTCCCGGTTGGGTTCCACGGCCGGCGCGCGTGATCTCTCAATCCGCGCTCGCTGACACAAGGCGGCAAGCGGATGCCGCTATCCAAGCGCGCATGGCGCGCGGGCCAAGCGCGCCACCGGACCTGCTGGACCTTCTGGGAGCGGGAAAGGATCCGGAAAGCGGACGGCAGATGACGGTGACTGAACTGCGTGACAACCTGCTGACCTTCATTGTCGCCGGTCACGAGACAACAGCGCTCACCTTGTCCTGGGCCTTATATCTCTGCGCCTTCGATCAGGACGTGCAGGACCGGGCACGGGCGGAGGCACAGGAGACGCTGGAAGGGGGCAGCGCAACAGGGGCGCATGTGGCAAAGATGCCCCTGATCCGACAGATCGTGGACGAAGCGCTGAGGCTTTATCCTCCAGCAGCCATCGTTTCACGCACAGCGCAGAAGGCGGATATGCTGTGCGGTCGGGAGGTACGCGAAGGCGATACGGTCATGATCCCGATCTACGCGCTGCACCGCAACGCGCGACTTTGGAAGGATCCAGACGCTTTCCGGCCTGAGCGATTTGCTGACCGCAAAGCCATCGACCGCTATGCCTATCTGCCCTTCGGGGACGGACCCCGGATCTGCATCGGGGCCTCCTTTGCGCTGCAAGAAGCAGTGATCATACTCGCCACGCTCCTCGCGCGGTTTCGGTTCGTCCGCGTGCCCGGGCGGGACCCAAATCCGGTGATGATCATCACGTTGCGCCCCGAAGGCGGTGTTTGGCTGATGGCCGAGCCGGTTTAA
- the tuf gene encoding elongation factor Tu, with protein MAKEKFERNKPHVNIGTIGHVDHGKTTLTAAITKYFGDFKAYDQIDGAPEEKARGITISTAHVEYETENRHYAHVDCPGHADYVKNMITGAAQMDGAILVVNAADGPMPQTREHILLGRQVGIPKMVVFMNKVDQVDDEELLELVEMEIRELLESYEYPGDDIPIVAGSALAAMEGNNPEIGEEKIKELMAAVDEYIDTPERAVDQPFLMPIEDVFSISGRGTVVTGRVERGVINVGDEIEIVGIRDTSKTTCTGVEMFRKLLDRGEAGDNIGALLRGVDRDGVERGQVLCKPGSVTPHTKFEAEAYILTKEEGGRHTPFFANYRPQFYFRTTDVTGTVTLAEGTEMVMPGDNVSFTVDLIAPIAMENGLRFAIREGGRTVGAGVVSKIIE; from the coding sequence ATGGCGAAGGAAAAGTTTGAGCGTAATAAGCCGCACGTTAACATTGGCACGATTGGTCACGTTGACCATGGGAAGACGACGCTGACGGCGGCGATTACGAAGTATTTCGGCGACTTCAAGGCGTATGACCAGATTGACGGCGCGCCCGAGGAGAAGGCGCGCGGGATCACGATCTCGACGGCGCATGTTGAGTACGAGACCGAGAACCGCCACTACGCCCATGTCGACTGCCCCGGCCACGCCGACTACGTCAAGAACATGATCACCGGTGCGGCTCAGATGGACGGCGCGATCCTGGTGGTGAACGCCGCGGACGGCCCGATGCCGCAAACGCGCGAGCATATCCTGCTGGGCCGCCAGGTTGGCATCCCGAAGATGGTCGTGTTCATGAACAAGGTCGACCAGGTCGACGACGAAGAGCTGCTGGAGCTTGTCGAGATGGAAATCCGCGAGCTTCTGGAAAGCTACGAGTACCCGGGCGACGACATTCCGATCGTGGCCGGTTCGGCTCTGGCGGCGATGGAAGGCAACAATCCCGAGATCGGTGAAGAGAAAATTAAGGAATTGATGGCAGCTGTTGATGAGTACATCGACACGCCCGAGCGTGCTGTGGACCAGCCGTTCCTGATGCCGATCGAGGACGTGTTCTCGATTTCCGGCCGCGGTACGGTTGTGACCGGCCGGGTGGAGCGCGGCGTGATCAATGTGGGCGACGAGATCGAGATCGTGGGCATCCGCGACACCTCGAAGACGACCTGCACGGGTGTCGAGATGTTCCGCAAGCTGCTGGACCGCGGCGAAGCGGGCGACAACATCGGTGCGCTGCTGCGCGGTGTGGACCGTGACGGTGTCGAGCGGGGCCAGGTGCTCTGCAAGCCGGGCTCGGTGACGCCGCACACGAAGTTCGAGGCGGAGGCCTACATCCTGACCAAGGAAGAGGGTGGCCGTCACACGCCGTTCTTTGCGAATTACCGCCCGCAGTTTTACTTCCGCACGACGGATGTGACGGGCACAGTGACGCTGGCGGAAGGCACGGAGATGGTGATGCCGGGCGACAACGTGTCGTTCACGGTTGACCTGATCGCGCCGATCGCGATGGAGAACGGGTTGCGCTTCGCGATCCGCGAAGGCGGCCGCACCGTCGGCGCAGGCGTCGTGTCGAAGATCATCGAGTGA
- a CDS encoding helix-turn-helix domain-containing protein, which translates to MSDFGPVLKEIRLSLGLSQASCAATLQSTQRHISFLETGRSQPSPGFVARICRELGLSIAQRAALFESAGLQNPYVRRSMQSDDVQRALDLIAAQVLDHWPFPALVMDRHWTILRANEQFINVFSSVLPAGNTAPNLIDVMLSPAFLPMITNWHMAAATFYFRLQRGAAQSTQVAERFRKARAGGLFDLVERELIQGADVPPMVPIELTLPNGAQVRLTSLIGHLAGCQDAAMEGCEVELIVPFDDTSETVLRDRTRH; encoded by the coding sequence ATGTCTGATTTCGGCCCTGTTCTGAAAGAGATACGCCTATCGCTTGGCTTGTCACAGGCAAGTTGCGCAGCCACGTTGCAATCGACACAGCGCCATATCTCGTTTCTGGAAACCGGGCGCTCCCAGCCAAGCCCGGGTTTTGTCGCGCGTATTTGCAGAGAGCTGGGTTTGAGCATCGCCCAGCGCGCCGCCCTGTTTGAAAGCGCAGGCTTGCAAAACCCTTATGTGCGCCGCTCGATGCAATCGGACGACGTGCAGCGCGCTTTGGATCTGATCGCCGCGCAAGTGCTGGATCACTGGCCTTTCCCGGCGCTGGTCATGGACCGGCATTGGACGATTCTGCGGGCAAATGAGCAATTCATCAACGTGTTCAGTTCGGTGCTACCAGCCGGGAACACCGCACCAAATCTGATTGACGTCATGCTAAGTCCGGCCTTCCTGCCCATGATCACAAACTGGCATATGGCGGCGGCGACGTTCTACTTTCGCCTGCAGCGCGGCGCGGCCCAAAGCACGCAGGTCGCAGAGCGTTTCCGGAAGGCCCGCGCCGGGGGCCTGTTCGATCTGGTGGAGCGAGAGTTGATCCAAGGCGCGGACGTGCCCCCGATGGTGCCGATCGAGTTGACCCTGCCAAATGGCGCGCAGGTCCGTCTGACCTCACTTATCGGGCATCTCGCCGGCTGTCAGGATGCGGCGATGGAAGGCTGCGAGGTCGAATTGATCGTACCCTTTGATGATACGTCCGAGACAGTTTTACGGGATAGAACCAGACACTGA
- a CDS encoding MAPEG family protein, with translation MISWLLAGLAIYYFTLFLPGLFLLPQMGFAAYTGSRDAEPEPSVHRARALRIQRNSLENIAPFLALGILALVVPEADMDQALLGAQVYVLARVAFLALYIFAVPFVRSLAWIVGFIGLIAMAFALI, from the coding sequence ATGATCTCATGGCTGCTGGCAGGTCTTGCCATCTATTATTTCACACTGTTTCTGCCGGGCCTTTTTCTGCTGCCGCAGATGGGTTTCGCGGCCTATACGGGGTCGCGCGATGCCGAGCCTGAGCCAAGCGTGCACCGCGCGCGGGCATTGCGCATCCAGCGCAACTCCCTTGAGAACATCGCACCGTTTCTGGCGCTGGGGATCCTGGCTTTGGTTGTTCCCGAAGCGGACATGGATCAGGCGCTGCTGGGGGCACAAGTCTATGTTTTGGCCCGGGTCGCGTTTCTGGCGCTTTACATCTTCGCAGTGCCGTTTGTGCGTTCTTTGGCATGGATCGTCGGCTTTATCGGGCTGATCGCGATGGCGTTTGCACTGATCTGA
- a CDS encoding CatB-related O-acetyltransferase, which translates to MLPPADTLHPVRLPDGSVYPGSVFLKNAVGFHPRVRVGDYTYHSTFDPPADPVEFAARLFPYLSPNAPEQVIIGKFCQIAHGVRIITQTANHRMDGPSTYPFAIFEADRIGTYRGTLPRGRDVIIGHDCWLGDGCTILPGAQLGNGVIVGADAVVKGRISDYSVVAGNPGEVVRTRFSPQEIETLNHLCWWDWPIEKIAACEELIVGGDVAKLAACDNG; encoded by the coding sequence ATGTTGCCGCCCGCAGACACGTTGCATCCCGTCCGTTTGCCGGACGGCAGCGTCTATCCCGGCTCTGTTTTCTTGAAGAATGCGGTGGGGTTTCATCCACGTGTGCGCGTGGGCGACTACACCTATCATAGCACCTTCGATCCGCCTGCGGATCCCGTGGAGTTTGCAGCCAGGCTCTTTCCGTACCTTTCCCCGAACGCGCCCGAACAGGTGATCATCGGCAAGTTCTGTCAGATCGCCCACGGGGTGCGCATCATCACCCAGACGGCCAATCATCGGATGGATGGCCCGTCGACCTATCCCTTTGCGATCTTCGAAGCGGATCGTATCGGCACCTATCGCGGGACCTTGCCGCGCGGGCGCGATGTGATCATCGGCCACGATTGCTGGTTGGGGGATGGCTGTACGATCCTGCCGGGCGCTCAGTTGGGAAATGGTGTGATCGTCGGCGCAGACGCGGTCGTGAAGGGACGCATCTCGGATTATTCCGTTGTCGCTGGAAATCCGGGTGAGGTCGTGCGCACACGCTTTTCGCCTCAAGAGATCGAGACGCTGAATCACCTTTGCTGGTGGGATTGGCCGATTGAAAAAATTGCCGCTTGCGAAGAGCTGATTGTCGGGGGCGATGTCGCAAAGCTCGCCGCCTGCGACAACGGTTAG
- a CDS encoding MaoC family dehydratase N-terminal domain-containing protein gives MDQLNVKAWEGRAEECHGGVSEILAAQLHATLSDKGGKAPAQGDPLPPLWHWSAFPPTATMAELGSDGHPPVGGFLPPVKLPRRMWAGGSLRFRAPIKVGEHLTRQSSIRSVTKKEGAGGPMVFVSVDHLIFGRAGLAIEERQDIVYLNIPDEYKSPRKLPVPDHPVLHRVMPMTETLLFRYSAVTFNAHRIHYDLPYATMVEHYPGLVVHGPLQAQLLCQAACHYRGRVPDHFDFRGVHPMFHGQTLDIMAIEADAGSLQLFTGQEGHQGMQATALWQGTV, from the coding sequence ATGGATCAACTCAACGTAAAGGCATGGGAAGGTCGGGCCGAGGAGTGTCACGGCGGCGTGTCAGAGATATTGGCCGCGCAGCTTCACGCCACGTTATCGGACAAAGGGGGCAAAGCACCGGCTCAAGGAGATCCGCTGCCGCCGCTTTGGCATTGGAGCGCGTTTCCCCCGACCGCTACCATGGCGGAACTTGGCAGCGATGGTCATCCTCCCGTTGGGGGCTTTCTTCCGCCGGTGAAATTGCCGCGCCGGATGTGGGCCGGCGGATCACTTCGGTTTCGCGCGCCGATCAAGGTGGGGGAACACCTGACGCGGCAATCCAGCATCCGGTCGGTGACCAAGAAGGAGGGCGCAGGCGGGCCGATGGTGTTCGTTTCGGTCGACCACCTGATTTTCGGACGCGCGGGCCTCGCCATCGAAGAACGTCAGGACATCGTTTATCTGAACATCCCGGATGAATATAAGTCGCCGCGAAAGCTGCCCGTGCCGGACCATCCCGTGCTGCATCGCGTGATGCCGATGACGGAAACGCTTTTGTTTCGCTATTCCGCGGTGACGTTCAATGCACATCGCATCCATTACGATCTGCCCTACGCGACGATGGTAGAGCATTATCCGGGCCTCGTCGTGCATGGTCCGCTTCAGGCGCAGCTGCTGTGTCAGGCGGCATGTCATTATCGAGGGCGGGTTCCGGACCATTTCGATTTTCGCGGCGTGCATCCGATGTTTCACGGGCAGACGCTGGACATCATGGCGATCGAGGCAGACGCCGGTAGCCTTCAGCTTTTCACCGGGCAGGAAGGTCACCAGGGCATGCAGGCAACCGCACTTTGGCAGGGCACGGTATGA